The nucleotide sequence CGAGGATCTGTCCCAGGCGCCACATCGCCTCGGCCTGGCTCGCTGGCATCCGGTGCCTGTGCGACCACGCGCTCCAGCCACTCCGCCGCCTGCTGGCGGGCCCCGCGGGCGACCGCCGCTTCGGCGGCCCGCACCAGCCAGGCCAGAGCGCGCTGCGGATGCCCCCCTGCCTCCCAGTGGTGCGCGATCCGCGCCGGGTCGGCCGGAGGCCCTTCGAGATGGGACGCCACTGCCCGATTCAGGGCGGCGCTCGCGGCAGCGGGCGCGGAAGCCAGCACGGCTTCCATCAGGAGGTCGTGCGTGAACCGACCCCGCCGTGTGATCTGCGCTGCCTCGAGTTCGGCCACGGCGTCGGCCAGGCGGGTCTCGTTGAAGCGCAGCGCTGTCGCTGCCAGCGCTTCGGTGAACTCCGGGCCGGCGACCGCCATGACGCGCGCCAGCTGGCGCGCGTCCTCGGACAGCCTGTCCAGGCACTGCCGGATCACTGCTCCGACGCGCTGCGGCAGGGGGATGCGTCGGGGTACCTCACCTCCCAGCGCACCTGCTTCGAACAAGGTTTTCATCGTTTCGACGACGAACAGCGGGTTGCCGCCGGTCAACCTCATGACGTCCTCGGCCAGACGGTCAGGGTCCTCGATGCCCATACCGGACAGCAGATCCCTTACGCCGGCCTCATCGAGCGGACGGACCTCGATGAGGACCCCGATCCCCGCCGCTCTCCACCTGCTGTGCCCATTCCGCCGGCATCTCCGCCGGTCGGAACGTGTGGATCCACCGCAGGCCACCGGGCAACGGATCGGTTGAGGTGGTCTTGGACACCAGGTAGTCTCCGAACTCGACCCCGAACTCCAACGCCAGCCGCGTCTTGCCCACCCCCGGCTCGCCGGCCAGGAAAATGACCTCACCGGCGTTCCACGCGGCTTCCATCTGCGCCCACTCCCGCTCGCGGCCGGCCAGCACCGGCGGTCGGAGCAGCGCCGGGGGGGATCGGACTCCTGCGCCCGGCCGTCCCGGGCAGGACGGTGCCTCGCTCGATCTGACGCGCCAGAGCCACGGTCTCGGGCAGGGGATCGACACACAGCGTTTGTCTGAGGATCGCCTGGCAGCGGTGGTAGGCTTGGAGCGCCGCGGGCCGGTCGTTGTTCAGGTAGTGAAGCCGCATGATCCTGCGGTGGGCGGCTTCGGACACCGGCTCCATCTCCAGCAGCACCTGCGCGGTCGCCAGTGCGGCGTTGAAGTCGCCGTCGGCCTCGAACCGGTCGGCCTCGCACTCCAGGGCGGCGCGCTGGGCCTGGCGGACGCGCTCGCGCTCCGCGAGCATCCACTCGTCCAGCTCGTCGCAGTCCGCGTAGTCCATGCCTGCCAAGAGTTCGCCGACGGCGCTCGCGACGGGATGTCCCCGGCCTTGGGCCGACCCTCCGAGCACACGGGTGACGTCTACGTCCACGTTGGGAGCCAGCGCCAGGGGATCCTCCCCTCGGATGATCGGTCCGGTGGCGCGGAGGCGGTGCAGGAGCTGGCAGAGGTTGTTGCGGGCGGCGGACTCGCTGCTGTCGGGCCACAGCAGGCTGGCGGCGAGGGATCGGGAGACCGGCCCCGCGATGCCAGGTAGGCGAGGAGGGCAGCCGTCTTGCCGTCGAGGTAGCAGACGTCCCCGCGGGGCCCATGCAGGCGCGGAGCCCCGAGCAGGTCGAGGCGCCAGGGGTGCTGCCTCGTTGCATGT is from Armatimonadota bacterium and encodes:
- a CDS encoding BTAD domain-containing putative transcriptional regulator encodes the protein MDVDVTRVLGGSAQGRGHPVASAVGELLAGMDYADCDELDEWMLAERERVRQAQRAALECEADRFEADGDFNAALATAQVLLEMEPVSEAAHRRIMRLHYLNNDRPAALQAYHRCQAILRQTLCVDPLPETVALARQIERGTVLPGTAGRRSPIPPGAAPTAGAGRPRAGVGADGSRVERR